In Thermoanaerobaculum aquaticum, one genomic interval encodes:
- the purQ gene encoding phosphoribosylformylglycinamidine synthase subunit PurQ has translation MSWRRPKIGVVRFPGSNRDADALRAVELCGGEAVPIWHESEDLLGVTGVLIPGGFSYGDYLRAGAMAAHSPVMRAVRRHAEAGGPVLGICNGFQILLEAGLLPGAMLPNRSLRFIHREVYLRVERDDTPLLAKLRRGQVVRLPIAHKEGNWFASGEELSAIEAKGLVALRYCSPNGEVDEAHNPNGALHAVAGLTNPEGNVLGMMPHPECRVDPLVAEPFGRPFIAALVEAS, from the coding sequence ATGAGCTGGCGGCGGCCCAAAATTGGGGTGGTGCGCTTCCCCGGCTCCAACCGGGATGCCGATGCCCTGCGGGCGGTGGAGCTGTGCGGGGGAGAGGCGGTGCCCATTTGGCACGAAAGCGAAGACCTCCTGGGGGTCACCGGCGTGCTCATCCCTGGGGGTTTTTCCTACGGTGACTACCTGCGGGCGGGTGCCATGGCCGCCCATTCCCCGGTGATGCGGGCGGTGCGCAGGCATGCGGAAGCGGGGGGACCGGTTTTGGGGATCTGCAACGGCTTTCAGATCCTGCTGGAAGCGGGGCTGTTGCCGGGGGCCATGCTCCCCAACCGCAGCTTGCGCTTTATCCACAGGGAGGTTTACCTGCGGGTGGAGCGCGACGACACCCCGCTTCTTGCCAAGCTGCGCCGCGGGCAGGTGGTGCGCCTCCCCATTGCCCACAAAGAGGGAAACTGGTTTGCCTCGGGAGAAGAGCTTTCGGCCATTGAAGCCAAAGGTCTGGTGGCGCTGCGCTACTGCTCGCCCAACGGTGAGGTGGACGAGGCCCACAACCCCAACGGTGCTTTACATGCGGTGGCGGGGCTGACCAACCCCGAGGGCAACGTCCTGGGCATGATGCCCCACCCGGAGTGCCGGGTGGACCCGCTGGTGGCCGAGCCCTTTGGCAGGCCGTTCATTGCCGCGCTGGTGGAGGCCTCATGA
- the purL gene encoding phosphoribosylformylglycinamidine synthase subunit PurL produces MKRWNDEAELADALEHGLTAEEWERILAALGRTPNLTELGIFAALWSEHCSYKSSRVHLKHFPTSGPRVVQGPGENAGAVDIGDGWVAVFKMESHNHPSFIEPYQGAATGVGGILRDVFTMGARPVMLLDSLRFGDLSAPRMRYLVDGVVRGIGDYGNCVGVPTLGGEVDFHPAYNGNILVNAMCVGAARKDKLFFARAQGVGNRVIYLGSKTGRDGIHGATMASDSFDETAEQKRPTVQVGDPFTEKLLIEACLELMDKGLVVAIQDMGAAGLTSSAFEMAARGRCGLELDLSRVPVREEGMTPYELMLSESQERMLLVARPQDVQEIFAICHRWGLDACDIGEVVAGNEVTAFWQGEVAFRLPVLPAVDDAPRYDRPYQLPQPSSAVTLPSFSGRDFGQDLRRLLASPHLGSKRAVYQQYDQTVGAATLAGPGGEAALVLVPGTRIGLAATTDCNAYACSLDPYTGAAQAVVEAMRNLACVGAEPVGVTDCLNFGSPETPQVMGQFVAAVRGLADACRALGVPVVSGNVSFYNETSGQAILPTPTVGMVGVVPCVLHRPSFALAEGDVVALLGPVAGDLSASRYLQLVWDMAAGVVPAPEYPAEKAAAELVRSLVRLGLVKARDISDGGLAVILAEMCGEVGARVVIPEGVSPASFLFGEWGPRYLLAFPESFQPAVEAAASGVPLTLLGRAGGDALVVVHGEEELLSLPLAEMAELREQGLRFLEEQ; encoded by the coding sequence ATGAAGCGCTGGAACGATGAGGCGGAGCTGGCCGATGCGCTGGAGCACGGGCTCACCGCCGAGGAGTGGGAGCGCATCCTGGCGGCACTGGGGCGAACCCCCAACCTCACGGAGCTGGGGATCTTTGCCGCCCTTTGGTCCGAACACTGCTCGTACAAGTCCTCGCGGGTGCATTTGAAGCATTTCCCCACCTCCGGTCCCCGGGTGGTGCAGGGCCCTGGAGAAAACGCCGGAGCGGTGGACATTGGCGACGGCTGGGTGGCGGTTTTCAAAATGGAGTCCCACAACCACCCTTCGTTCATCGAGCCGTACCAGGGGGCGGCCACCGGCGTGGGCGGCATCCTGCGGGACGTGTTCACCATGGGGGCGCGGCCGGTGATGCTTTTGGATTCTTTGCGCTTTGGCGATCTTTCGGCGCCGCGCATGCGCTACCTGGTGGACGGGGTGGTGCGGGGCATTGGCGATTACGGCAACTGCGTGGGGGTTCCCACCCTGGGCGGGGAGGTGGATTTCCACCCGGCCTACAACGGCAACATCCTGGTGAACGCCATGTGCGTGGGGGCGGCCCGCAAGGACAAGCTCTTCTTTGCCCGCGCCCAGGGGGTGGGGAACCGGGTGATTTACCTGGGCTCCAAAACCGGCCGGGACGGCATTCACGGCGCCACCATGGCCTCGGACAGCTTCGATGAAACCGCTGAGCAGAAGCGGCCCACCGTGCAGGTGGGGGATCCGTTTACCGAAAAGCTGCTCATCGAAGCGTGCCTGGAGCTCATGGACAAGGGGCTGGTGGTGGCCATTCAAGACATGGGGGCGGCGGGCTTGACCTCCTCGGCCTTTGAAATGGCAGCCCGGGGCCGGTGCGGTCTGGAGCTGGACCTTTCCCGGGTGCCGGTGCGGGAAGAGGGCATGACCCCGTACGAGCTCATGCTTTCGGAATCTCAGGAGCGCATGCTTTTGGTGGCGCGTCCCCAGGACGTGCAGGAGATCTTTGCCATTTGCCATCGCTGGGGCCTGGACGCCTGCGACATAGGTGAGGTGGTGGCGGGGAACGAGGTGACGGCCTTCTGGCAGGGGGAGGTGGCGTTTCGCTTACCGGTGCTCCCCGCCGTGGACGACGCCCCCCGCTACGATCGCCCCTACCAGTTGCCACAGCCTTCCTCGGCGGTGACCCTGCCCAGCTTCTCCGGCCGGGACTTCGGCCAGGACCTGCGGCGGCTTCTGGCCTCCCCGCACCTGGGGAGCAAGCGGGCGGTGTACCAGCAGTACGACCAAACGGTGGGGGCAGCCACCTTAGCCGGGCCAGGTGGGGAAGCGGCGCTGGTGCTGGTCCCCGGCACCCGCATTGGTCTTGCCGCCACCACCGACTGCAACGCTTACGCTTGCTCCCTGGACCCTTACACCGGCGCTGCACAGGCGGTGGTGGAGGCCATGCGTAACCTTGCGTGCGTGGGGGCGGAGCCGGTGGGTGTCACCGACTGCCTCAACTTTGGCTCCCCGGAAACCCCCCAGGTCATGGGCCAGTTTGTGGCAGCGGTGCGGGGTTTGGCCGATGCCTGCCGGGCCCTGGGGGTGCCGGTGGTTTCGGGGAACGTCTCCTTTTACAACGAAACCTCCGGCCAGGCCATCCTCCCCACGCCCACCGTGGGCATGGTGGGGGTTGTGCCTTGCGTCCTCCACCGCCCGTCTTTTGCCCTGGCGGAAGGCGATGTGGTTGCGCTTTTGGGTCCGGTGGCGGGGGACCTTTCCGCCTCCCGCTACCTACAGCTTGTGTGGGACATGGCCGCAGGGGTGGTTCCCGCTCCCGAGTACCCTGCCGAAAAGGCCGCTGCCGAGCTGGTGCGGTCGCTGGTGCGCCTGGGGCTGGTGAAGGCGCGGGATATCTCCGACGGGGGCCTGGCGGTGATCCTCGCGGAAATGTGCGGCGAGGTGGGTGCACGGGTGGTGATCCCCGAAGGTGTTTCGCCAGCGAGCTTCCTGTTTGGGGAGTGGGGGCCCCGCTACCTCTTGGCCTTCCCCGAGAGCTTCCAGCCAGCGGTGGAGGCGGCCGCTTCAGGGGTACCGTTGACGCTTTTGGGGCGAGCCGGAGGGGACGCGCTGGTGGTCGTGCACGGGGAAGAAGAGCTGCTTTCCCTCCCGCTGGCGGAAATGGCCGAGCTGCGGGAGCAGGGCCTGCGCTTTTTGGAAGAACAATGA
- the purF gene encoding amidophosphoribosyltransferase, with protein MRPAEDRFHEECGVCAVVGHPDAANLVYLGLYALQHRGQESAGIATWDGHRVHSHRAMGYVADIFDRKTLDRLPGEVAIGHVRYSTAGDSALTNAQPLVVNTQHGPLAVAHNGNLVNALSLRHALEGEGAIFQSTSDTEVILHLAARFRADSVEEALLAALAAVKGAYSLVVLARERVLAARDPLGFRPLLLGRLGEAWVVASESCAFDLLGAELVREVAPGEVLRLDRAGVRQIRPAASPPYAHCVFEHVYFARPDSRVFGEDVGIVRQRLGERLALEQPADADVVVGVPDSGIPAALGYSRFSGLPFVLGLVRNHYVGRTFIEPKQSIRHFGVKVKLNPVRALVSGKRVVLVDDSIVRGTTSRKIVTMLKQAGAREVHLRISSPPTIGPCFYGIDTPERRELIASSATVEVIRQFVGADSLGYLSEAGMLACLETPAENFCTACFSGRYPLLETESETLAKTQR; from the coding sequence ATGAGGCCAGCCGAGGACCGGTTCCACGAGGAGTGCGGGGTTTGCGCGGTGGTCGGGCACCCCGACGCCGCCAACCTGGTGTACCTGGGGCTTTACGCGCTGCAGCACCGGGGGCAGGAGTCGGCGGGCATTGCCACCTGGGACGGCCACAGGGTGCACTCCCACCGCGCCATGGGCTACGTGGCCGACATTTTTGATCGCAAAACCCTGGACCGGCTGCCGGGGGAGGTGGCCATCGGCCACGTGCGCTACTCCACCGCCGGGGACTCGGCGCTCACCAACGCCCAGCCTCTGGTGGTGAACACCCAGCACGGCCCTTTGGCCGTAGCTCATAACGGCAACCTGGTCAACGCCTTGAGCTTACGGCACGCCCTGGAGGGGGAAGGGGCTATTTTCCAGTCCACCTCCGACACCGAGGTCATCCTGCATTTGGCCGCCCGCTTTCGGGCGGACTCGGTGGAAGAAGCGCTGCTGGCAGCTCTGGCGGCGGTGAAGGGGGCGTACTCCCTGGTGGTTTTGGCCCGGGAGCGGGTTTTGGCCGCTCGCGATCCCCTGGGGTTTCGCCCGTTGCTTTTGGGGCGGTTGGGGGAAGCCTGGGTGGTGGCCTCGGAAAGCTGCGCCTTTGATTTGCTGGGGGCAGAGCTGGTGCGGGAGGTGGCCCCTGGTGAGGTGTTGCGGCTGGACCGGGCGGGGGTTCGCCAAATCCGGCCGGCGGCTTCCCCGCCTTACGCCCACTGCGTTTTCGAGCACGTGTACTTTGCCCGCCCCGATTCCCGGGTGTTTGGTGAGGATGTGGGGATCGTGCGCCAGCGGCTGGGGGAGAGGCTGGCCTTGGAGCAGCCGGCGGACGCCGATGTGGTGGTAGGGGTGCCGGATTCGGGGATCCCTGCGGCCCTGGGGTACTCCCGTTTTTCCGGTTTGCCGTTCGTTTTGGGCCTGGTGCGCAACCACTACGTGGGCCGCACCTTCATCGAGCCCAAGCAAAGCATCCGCCACTTTGGCGTCAAGGTAAAGCTCAACCCGGTGCGCGCCCTGGTTTCGGGGAAGCGGGTGGTGCTGGTGGACGATTCCATCGTGCGCGGCACCACCTCCCGCAAGATCGTGACCATGCTCAAGCAAGCGGGGGCCCGGGAGGTGCACTTGCGGATTTCCTCGCCGCCCACCATTGGCCCTTGCTTTTACGGCATTGACACCCCCGAACGGCGGGAGCTCATCGCCTCTTCGGCCACCGTGGAGGTAATACGCCAGTTCGTGGGGGCTGATTCCCTGGGGTACCTTTCCGAAGCGGGGATGCTGGCGTGCCTGGAGACACCCGCTGAGAACTTCTGCACCGCGTGCTTTTCCGGCCGCTACCCGCTCTTGGAAACCGAGTCCGAAACCCTGGCCAAGACCCAGCGTTAG